The Caulobacter sp. FWC26 genome contains a region encoding:
- a CDS encoding carboxylesterase/lipase family protein, whose protein sequence is MTATRRTLITGAAALTAYAALPRAGFAGEARSPVVATTNGKVRGYVQDGVSVFKGLRYGADTGGARRFMAPVKPEPWTDVKDALAYGPASMQTGKGEEGETLSEDCLFLNIWTPAKASRKDGLADGGKRPVMFYIHGGAYNGGSGGSPWYEGTKLAKRGDVVVVTVNHRLNAFGYLYLARLFNDPSVADSGNAGQLDLVLALQWVRDNIARFGGDPERVMLFGQSGGGAKIATLMAMPAAKGLVHRAATMSGQQVTVGGPFNATKRAKAFLDKLGIKDLAALRALPAAEMLAGLKAVDPIAGAGGVYMGPVLDQRSLTRHPFFPDAAPQSLSVPMMVGNTHDETRGFIGWDAKAFPQTWDEVIARLPGQFNARIDIDPETVVAFYRQTYPNYSPADVFFAASTAGRSWKAAIIQDEERAKAGAPAYAYQVNWRSPMQGGIFGAPHTIDIGLVFGTLDAKGSIVGTGPESVAMSNTMSDAFIAFARTGDPNGGSLPKWEPYTLPRRQTMVFDTVSRLEDDPRGVEREFFNRVPFTQFGT, encoded by the coding sequence ATGACCGCCACCCGCCGCACCCTGATCACCGGCGCCGCCGCGCTGACGGCCTATGCCGCCCTGCCTCGCGCGGGCTTCGCGGGCGAGGCGCGCTCGCCCGTGGTGGCGACCACCAACGGCAAGGTGCGCGGCTACGTCCAGGACGGCGTCAGCGTCTTCAAGGGCCTGCGCTATGGCGCCGACACCGGCGGGGCGCGGCGGTTCATGGCGCCGGTAAAGCCCGAGCCCTGGACCGATGTGAAGGACGCCCTGGCCTATGGTCCGGCCTCGATGCAGACCGGCAAGGGCGAGGAGGGCGAGACCCTCTCTGAGGACTGCTTGTTCCTCAATATCTGGACCCCGGCCAAGGCCTCGCGCAAGGACGGCCTCGCCGATGGCGGCAAGCGACCGGTGATGTTCTACATCCACGGCGGCGCCTATAACGGCGGTTCGGGGGGCAGCCCCTGGTATGAGGGGACCAAGCTGGCCAAGCGCGGCGATGTCGTGGTGGTCACCGTCAACCACCGCCTGAACGCCTTCGGCTATCTCTATCTGGCGCGCCTCTTCAACGACCCGTCGGTGGCCGACAGCGGTAATGCCGGCCAGCTCGACCTCGTGCTGGCCCTGCAGTGGGTGCGCGACAACATCGCCAGGTTCGGGGGCGATCCCGAGCGGGTGATGCTGTTTGGCCAGTCGGGCGGCGGGGCCAAGATCGCCACCCTGATGGCCATGCCCGCCGCCAAGGGTCTCGTCCACCGCGCCGCCACCATGAGCGGCCAGCAGGTCACGGTCGGCGGCCCGTTCAACGCCACCAAGCGCGCGAAAGCCTTCCTCGACAAGCTGGGGATCAAGGACCTGGCCGCCCTGCGCGCCCTGCCCGCCGCCGAGATGCTGGCGGGGCTGAAAGCGGTCGACCCGATCGCCGGGGCCGGCGGGGTCTATATGGGCCCGGTGCTGGATCAGCGGTCACTGACCCGACACCCCTTCTTCCCCGACGCCGCGCCCCAGAGCCTGTCGGTGCCGATGATGGTCGGCAACACCCATGACGAGACCAGGGGCTTCATCGGCTGGGACGCCAAGGCCTTCCCCCAGACCTGGGACGAGGTGATCGCCCGCCTGCCGGGGCAGTTCAACGCCCGCATCGACATCGATCCCGAGACGGTGGTGGCCTTCTACCGCCAGACCTATCCGAACTACTCGCCGGCCGACGTCTTCTTCGCCGCCTCGACGGCGGGGCGCTCGTGGAAGGCGGCGATCATCCAGGACGAGGAGCGGGCCAAGGCTGGCGCGCCGGCCTACGCCTATCAGGTCAACTGGCGCTCGCCGATGCAGGGCGGGATCTTCGGCGCGCCGCACACCATCGACATCGGCCTGGTGTTCGGCACGCTGGACGCCAAGGGCTCGATCGTCGGGACGGGGCCGGAGTCGGTGGCCATGTCCAACACCATGAGCGACGCCTTCATCGCCTTCGCCCGCACCGGCGACCCGAACGGCGGAAGTCTCCCCAAGTGGGAGCCCTACACCCTGCCCCGCCGCCAGACGATGGTGTTCGACACCGTCTCGCGGCTGGAGGACGACCCGCGCGGCGTCGAGCGGGAATTCTTCAACCGCGTGCCGTTCACTCAGTTCGGGACCTGA
- a CDS encoding exo 1,3/1,4-beta-D-glucan glucohydrolase, with translation MGSMNTKALCVALLASTFLAGFASAESTASSTAPSAAKSTAQPGKWPAAKSQGLVDPATEAFVDSVLAKLTLEEKVGQLIQADIGSIKPEDLKTYPLGSILGGGSSPPLGAPDRSPQKPWVDTAKAFREAASQRVGGTHVPLMFGIDAVHGNNNVVGATLFPHNIGLGAARDPELIRRIGKATALETSAAGFDWAFGPTLAAPRDDRWGRTYEGYSEDPAIIRQYGGEMILGLQAAVAPFTGGKSGVIQQGHVAASAKHFLGDGGTENGVDQGDTKVSEEELVRIHAQGYVPAINAGALTIMASFNSWNGQKMHGNKSLLTDVLKGRMGFDGFVVGDWNGHGQVVGCKPTDCPQSINAGLDMFMAPDSWKALYDNTLAQAKSGVIPMARIDDAVRRILRVKAKMGLFQASRPYEGREGVIGAPEHRAIAREAVRKSLVLLKNDGVLPVKASANVLVAGSGADDIGKQSGGWTLSWQGTGNTNVDFPNAESIWTGVKSAVEVGGGRATLSVDGKFDTKPDVAIVVFGENPYAEGVGDLKTSLEYQPGAKADLALLKRLKAQGVKVVSVFLSGRPLWVNPEINASDAFVAAWLPGSEGGGVADVLIGDKAGKPRHDFQGKLSFSWPKTAAQFRLNKGDKTYDPLFVYGYGLSYAKPGKVGRLSEVSGVTAQADNVVNYFVGGKTPAPFAFKASPSSSVQIAPVDAGNVQEAGRQITFAGDKPGKLSIVGDKPLDLSFQTNADMALSFAYRLDAAATGRVSLAMGAGRLDVTPPAGSPTGQWASVKIPLKCFQAAGTDVTKVTAPFELISAGAFQVSIAEVKLTADPAGAVCPAKAP, from the coding sequence TTGGGGAGTATGAACACCAAGGCCCTTTGCGTCGCCCTCTTGGCGTCCACCTTCCTGGCCGGCTTCGCGTCGGCTGAAAGCACCGCCTCGTCCACGGCCCCCTCGGCGGCCAAGTCCACCGCCCAGCCGGGCAAGTGGCCCGCCGCGAAGAGCCAGGGCCTGGTCGATCCGGCGACCGAAGCGTTCGTGGACTCGGTTCTGGCCAAGCTGACCCTCGAGGAGAAGGTCGGCCAACTGATCCAGGCCGATATCGGCTCGATCAAGCCTGAAGACCTGAAGACCTATCCGCTGGGCTCGATCCTGGGCGGCGGCAGCTCGCCGCCGCTGGGCGCGCCCGATCGCTCGCCGCAAAAGCCGTGGGTCGACACGGCCAAGGCCTTCCGCGAGGCGGCGTCGCAGCGTGTCGGCGGGACCCACGTTCCGCTGATGTTCGGCATCGACGCCGTCCACGGCAACAACAACGTCGTCGGCGCGACCCTCTTCCCGCACAATATCGGCCTCGGCGCGGCGCGTGATCCCGAGCTGATCCGCCGCATCGGCAAGGCCACGGCGTTGGAAACCTCGGCCGCAGGCTTCGACTGGGCGTTCGGCCCGACCCTGGCCGCGCCCCGCGACGACCGCTGGGGTCGCACCTACGAGGGCTATTCCGAAGATCCGGCCATCATCCGCCAGTATGGCGGTGAGATGATCCTGGGCCTGCAGGCCGCTGTGGCGCCTTTCACGGGCGGCAAGAGCGGCGTGATCCAGCAGGGCCATGTCGCCGCCAGCGCCAAGCACTTCCTGGGCGACGGCGGCACCGAGAACGGCGTCGATCAGGGCGACACCAAGGTCTCCGAGGAGGAACTGGTCCGCATCCACGCCCAGGGCTATGTGCCGGCCATCAACGCCGGCGCGCTGACGATCATGGCCTCGTTCAACAGTTGGAACGGCCAGAAGATGCACGGCAACAAGAGCCTGCTGACCGACGTCCTGAAGGGCAGGATGGGCTTCGACGGCTTCGTGGTCGGGGACTGGAACGGCCATGGCCAGGTGGTGGGCTGCAAGCCGACCGACTGCCCGCAATCGATCAACGCCGGCCTTGACATGTTCATGGCCCCCGACAGCTGGAAGGCGCTCTACGACAACACCCTGGCCCAGGCGAAGTCGGGCGTGATCCCGATGGCCCGCATCGACGACGCGGTCCGCCGCATCCTGCGGGTGAAGGCCAAGATGGGCCTGTTCCAGGCCAGCCGTCCCTATGAGGGGCGCGAGGGCGTGATCGGGGCGCCCGAGCATCGCGCCATCGCCCGCGAGGCGGTCCGCAAGTCGCTCGTTCTGCTCAAGAACGACGGCGTCCTGCCCGTGAAGGCTTCGGCCAACGTGCTGGTCGCCGGTTCGGGCGCCGACGACATTGGCAAACAGTCGGGCGGCTGGACCCTGTCGTGGCAGGGCACGGGCAACACCAACGTCGACTTCCCCAACGCCGAGTCGATCTGGACCGGCGTGAAATCGGCGGTCGAGGTCGGCGGCGGCCGCGCGACGCTCAGCGTCGACGGCAAGTTCGATACGAAGCCCGATGTCGCTATCGTCGTCTTCGGCGAAAATCCGTATGCGGAAGGTGTTGGCGACCTGAAGACATCCCTTGAGTATCAGCCGGGCGCCAAGGCGGACCTCGCCCTGCTCAAGCGCCTGAAGGCCCAGGGCGTGAAGGTGGTGTCGGTGTTCCTCAGCGGTCGACCGCTGTGGGTCAACCCCGAGATCAACGCCTCGGACGCCTTCGTGGCCGCCTGGCTGCCGGGCTCGGAAGGCGGCGGGGTGGCCGACGTGCTGATCGGGGACAAGGCCGGCAAGCCGCGTCACGACTTCCAGGGCAAGCTATCGTTCAGCTGGCCCAAGACCGCCGCCCAGTTCCGCCTGAACAAGGGCGACAAGACCTATGACCCTCTTTTCGTCTACGGCTATGGCCTGTCGTACGCCAAGCCGGGCAAGGTGGGTCGCCTGTCGGAAGTATCCGGCGTCACGGCCCAGGCCGACAACGTCGTGAACTACTTCGTCGGCGGCAAGACCCCGGCGCCGTTCGCGTTCAAGGCCTCGCCGTCGTCGAGCGTGCAGATCGCGCCGGTCGACGCGGGCAATGTGCAGGAGGCCGGCCGCCAGATCACCTTCGCCGGCGACAAGCCCGGCAAACTGTCGATCGTCGGCGACAAGCCGCTGGACCTGTCGTTCCAGACCAACGCCGACATGGCGCTGAGCTTCGCCTATCGCCTGGACGCGGCCGCCACCGGGCGGGTGAGTCTCGCGATGGGCGCGGGACGCCTCGACGTAACGCCGCCGGCCGGTTCGCCCACCGGCCAGTGGGCCAGCGTCAAGATCCCGCTCAAGTGCTTTCAGGCCGCCGGGACGGACGTGACCAAGGTCACCGCGCCGTTCGAACTGATCTCGGCCGGCGCCTTCCAGGTGTCGATCGCGGAGGTGAAGCTGACCGCCGACCCGGCCGGGGCCGTCTGCCCCGCCAAGGCGCCGTAG
- a CDS encoding flagellin encodes MALNSINTNSGALIALQNLNATSSELNTVQQRISTGKKIGSAKDNGAIWATAKNQSATANSMNAVKDSLQRGQSTIDVALAAGDTITDLLGKMKEKALAASDTSLSTASFNALKADFESLRDQVTKAATNAKFNGVSIADGTTTKLTFLANSDGSGFTVNAKTLTLAGLGLTATSTFTTAAAAKTMITTVNTALQTATNKLASLGTSSTGLDTHLTFVGKLQDSLEAGVGNLVDADLAKESAKLQSLQTKQQLGVQALSIANSSSSAILSLFR; translated from the coding sequence ATGGCGCTAAACAGCATCAATACGAACTCGGGGGCGCTGATCGCGCTCCAGAATCTGAACGCCACCAGTTCTGAACTGAACACCGTCCAGCAGCGCATCAGCACCGGCAAGAAGATCGGCAGCGCCAAGGACAACGGCGCGATCTGGGCGACCGCCAAGAACCAGTCGGCCACCGCCAACAGCATGAACGCCGTGAAGGACTCGCTGCAACGCGGCCAGTCGACGATCGACGTCGCGCTCGCCGCCGGCGACACCATCACCGACCTGCTCGGCAAGATGAAGGAAAAGGCCCTGGCCGCGTCCGACACCTCGCTCAGCACCGCCTCGTTCAACGCCCTGAAGGCCGACTTCGAGTCGCTGCGCGATCAGGTGACCAAGGCCGCCACCAACGCCAAGTTCAACGGGGTCAGCATCGCCGACGGCACGACCACCAAGCTGACCTTCCTGGCCAATTCGGACGGTTCGGGCTTCACCGTCAACGCCAAGACCCTGACCCTGGCCGGTCTGGGCCTGACCGCCACCTCGACCTTCACGACCGCGGCCGCCGCCAAGACCATGATCACCACGGTCAACACGGCGCTGCAGACGGCGACCAACAAGCTGGCTTCGCTGGGCACCAGCTCCACGGGCCTGGACACCCACCTGACCTTCGTCGGCAAGCTGCAAGACAGCCTGGAAGCCGGCGTCGGCAACCTGGTGGACGCAGACCTCGCCAAGGAAAGCGCCAAGCTGCAGTCGCTGCAAACCAAGCAGCAGCTGGGCGTGCAGGCGCTGTCGATCGCCAATTCGTCGAGCTCGGCGATCCTCAGTCTTTTCCGATAA